The following are from one region of the Corynebacterium hindlerae genome:
- the priA gene encoding bifunctional 1-(5-phosphoribosyl)-5-((5-phosphoribosylamino)methylideneamino)imidazole-4-carboxamide isomerase/phosphoribosylanthranilate isomerase PriA, with product MTFTLLPAVDVVNGQAVRLHQGEAGSETVYGTPLESALMWQEQGAEWLHFVDLDAAFGRGSNHEMMAEVVGRLDINVELTGGIRDDASLERALGTGARRVNIGTAALEKPEWCAEVIKKYGDRVAIGLDVREVDGEWRAKGNGWVSDGGDMWEVLERLTAQGCSRFVVTDVSKDGTLTGPNIDLLRDVAAATDAPVVASGGISVLDDVISLAQYVDEGIDSAIIGKALYEGRFTLPEALAAVAAK from the coding sequence GCAGCGAAACGGTCTACGGAACTCCGCTTGAGTCCGCGTTGATGTGGCAAGAACAGGGCGCCGAGTGGCTGCACTTTGTGGATTTGGATGCGGCCTTTGGGCGCGGTTCCAACCATGAAATGATGGCGGAAGTAGTCGGTCGTCTTGATATCAACGTCGAGCTCACGGGTGGTATCCGGGACGATGCGTCGCTCGAGCGTGCGCTGGGAACGGGTGCGCGCCGCGTCAATATTGGTACGGCGGCGTTGGAGAAGCCGGAGTGGTGCGCTGAGGTCATTAAGAAGTACGGCGACCGGGTGGCGATCGGCCTGGACGTGCGCGAAGTAGATGGCGAGTGGCGCGCCAAGGGCAACGGTTGGGTCTCCGATGGTGGGGACATGTGGGAGGTCCTCGAGCGTCTCACCGCGCAGGGCTGCTCCCGGTTCGTGGTGACGGACGTATCGAAAGACGGCACCCTGACCGGCCCGAACATTGACCTGCTGCGCGACGTGGCCGCCGCCACCGACGCGCCCGTCGTGGCCTCCGGTGGAATTAGCGTGCTTGACGACGTCATCTCCCTTGCGCAGTACGTGGATGAGGGAATCGATTCGGCCATTATTGGCAAGGCCCTGTACGAAGGCCGATTCACCTTGCCTGAAGCCTTGGCGGCGGTGGCAGCTAAGTAG